TAAACACTTTGTAACTGTAAGGGTCTTTTTCATCATTTAAGATCAAATACAGCCTACTTTGTGAAAATCGTTTCACACAAAAGAAACCTGAAACCAAATAAAAAgctaaaaaatatgtttgttaaaaaataaaataaaaataaaatatatatcaaaatttgaAACCCCCCCACTCTCAAAAGAAACCCTCAACCACACCATGCACTCACTGAAAGACAAACAAGTGAAGTGAAATACAATGTACTCACTGAAAGACAAACAAGTGAAGTGAAATACAATGTACTCACTTTTCTGCTGATCTGTGATGCGTTTGTCCCTGAGATCCTCCGACTGCATAAATCATTCCGTCGATGACTCCGATACCGACGCGGTTTCTTGGCACAGTCATGGGTGTGCGTGGTGACCAGGCGTTTCTCATGGGGTCATACATATCGAGAGCGTTTGAGTCCATGTTGCCATCGGGAGAGTTGTTGCGACCACCTACGATGTAGAGCGCTCCGCGGACAATACACGCACTGAGCCCGCTGCGAGGGGTTGGCAGGTCCGGCAGTCTGTGCCACTGGCTCGTCTTTGGGTTGTAGCATTCGAAGTTACTCAGTGACTGTCTGAGGTAACCACCAGCACAGAATACCACCAGGGGAGCACAGGGTTTACGCGGCCGCTCGGGACACTTCACATGCAGTTTTAGTTCCCGAAGTTTATCCTCTAAAGATTGCAAACATTGTGGCATTTTTTTCAAGAGCGGGCAATTTTTAAGTTGTTCTTCTAAAAAACAAGGAGCTAAAAACTGACACCTCACTGCATTAAGCAAATTCTCCAGCTTTCCTAGTCGCTTGTCCGGTTCACTCTGCACCCAGCGAATAACAGCCTGAAAGACTTCCGACTCACAGTGAATATTGAGTTCATCCTGCTTTATCAAACTAATCATCTGACAGGGACTGAGCATTAAGAATTCATCTGACTTGATCACATCACAGAAATGTTTATGGATATAACTTCTAGCTTTAGCTTCCAGTTCGAGACAGCCGTGCTCACTGGCAAAGTTGGCAATGCCAATACAGTTGTTGGGGTCGAGCTGGTGCTCGAGGAAGACGCTGCAGGCCTCGACGACGTGCGCCATCTGGAACATGGTTGCCGCGGGCAGCAGGTAGCAGACGTTGAGCTCGTTGATGTTGATTTCGGCGGTGTACGCGAAGTCCACGAGGATGTGGAGCGTGCAGGGTGAGATGCCGTGCAGCGGGATGGACGCCATCTCCTCCTCGCGCATGCCCCCCGTGAACATGGCCTTGAAGTAGGGGCTGGAGGCCGCCAACACAATCTTGTGGGCGGGGATCTCGTCCTCCCCCACCACCAGCGTCACGTCGCACAACTTGTGGGCGCGCTGCAGCGTCTTCATTGTGTCAAGTGCCTCCTTCGGGTGCTTCATGATTGTGAAGTGCATGCTGCCGTCCGCAGGCTTCTCCGTGATCTGCGGCTTCGGCCGGTAGCATGACGATGGGAACGACACCGACATCGTGCACGCAGCGCTCACAGTCGAGGCGGAGTCCACGTGGTCGGGGGAGTTGGATCGCTTGTCACGGTCATCTTTCTCTGAAAcataacacaataaataaatagatagatagatatagatgggatggatggatggatggatggatggatggtgggtggttgagtgggttgatggatggatagatggatgattgatagataaataaaaaatgaatgcttaacaacaccccagcacaaacaacAGTTCAAGTTTTACatgaaaaaattaaagtcaGTATATAGTTTAtggtgaattttattcaaacaaTTAATCCATGATCAAACTATATCTAAAGCTACATAAACTATTAATAGAACACCTATAGCACTTGATTGtaaattataacatgtataaaTGGCTGCTTATGAAAGTTATAGGAGACAAACAAATACGGATACAATTAGAGCACATTTGTTATTGATTACTCTTagaggaaaccaactacatttttctcattactttcccacagacagcacatcACATACCAGTGTTTGAAATGCCAGTTATGGGGCACTCACTGAGATGGGGGAAACCCCACTCAGAGAAAAGGCCCACCAGTGTTTTGATCCTACGACCGACGCACCTCAGGCAACAACTCTATTGACAGCCACTAAGGAACacattttgtaaattcagcTGTACAGTAATTCAAACAGTCAATATATTACATCTTGTTTGCTCATTTAATGCACCATGTATATGTTACTGTAGATAATGTTCACTGCTAGCAACAAGATATATTATCTAAACCAAacctttaaaaaacagaaaactCCAACAAAACTTACCTAAACATACAAGAAACATGAGGTACAATTTCTAAAAAATTGAACACAGACAAATTTCCATCATAAATGAAGCTAGGTCAGAATAGCTAACAGAGGTTTATGTTATCTAAAaagaaaccaaaccaaacccttttaaatttaataaacatgagttaaaataaaaaaaataaaggaaaaacaacaaaaaacacttggccccccccccccccccccccccaaaaaagccCCATAACTTATGCATGTACTTACACATAGtgactatatataaattacGGTATACACGTACATAATATAACAAGAACACAGTAtcataaatgaatgtttaacaacaccccagcataaaaatataatgtttacatCAGCTATTAGGCGTCAGGAACACAGTATCATTCCAGAAACCAAGCTGTATTTAGTTTACAAATTCAAGTAAATGTAAATTCGacaattttaaaagataattttaaagcTCTCCCCACCTTACCTCCATTGAGCTTCATACTCTACAATTAGACCATGACACAACAGAGCAGCCTGGGTACATTGGACCCAGCAGTTTGAATAAAGAAGGTCATAAATGTCCAAGTCTCCAGTATATAACGCAATCAGAGCAATAAACCAAGTGGTAATTTTGTAAGTACATAAAACATGCAAGTGCTGTGTACTCATTGATAGCATACCACATGTGCACTATTCCTTGTGCTAACACAATACAAACAGTCATTTAATGACCATACAGAAACTAATATAAAGTGCCATATTCCTTTATGGAAAACTACCCTAAGcctattacatgtatttctgcacgtacatattacaaacaatTGGGTTTTTATCCTTCATTTTTATCAGCTAAAAagcttttgaaaaaaaagcacTCTTGAGTATATTAAATCCTGCATTCAATTGTttcatgataaaaaaatattttaaccccccgcccccccccccccccccccccccccccccccccgaaatgtGTCTAGAGCTGTAGACAGGCAAATTTAAAACTATGTTTTTTGTACCCTAGATACTTTGGCAAGGACATTACAAAAACTTGGTAACAAAAATACAACTTGTCTAATGTGtacgtttttttatttaaaaaaaagcaaaacagtTGACTTTATATTTCCAAAAGAATGGTCACACGATGATTTCTCCGAGGCGGAATACACGTGTGTGATGTACCTCATTCCGTAGAGCGCTTGTCTGAGGCGAGATCTACAGTTGTGATGTACCTCATTCCGTAGAGCGCTTGTCTGAGGTAGGATCTACGTGTGTGATGTACCTCATTCCGTAGAGCGCTTGTCTGAGGCGAGATCTACGTGTGTGATGTACCTCATTCCGTAGAGCGCTTGTCTGAGGCGAGATCTACGTGTGTGATGTACCTCATTCCgtagagcacttgtctgagGCGAGATCGACATGTGTGATGTACCTCATTCCGTAGAGCGCTTGTCTGAGGCGAGATCTACATGTGCGATGTACCTCATTCCGTAGAGCGCTTGTCTGAGGCGAGATCTACGTGTGTGATGTACCT
The sequence above is drawn from the Gigantopelta aegis isolate Gae_Host chromosome 6, Gae_host_genome, whole genome shotgun sequence genome and encodes:
- the LOC121374207 gene encoding kelch-like ECH-associated protein 1 isoform X2, which gives rise to MSVSFPSSCYRPKPQITEKPADGSMHFTIMKHPKEALDTMKTLQRAHKLCDVTLVVGEDEIPAHKIVLAASSPYFKAMFTGGMREEEMASIPLHGISPCTLHILVDFAYTAEININELNVCYLLPAATMFQMAHVVEACSVFLEHQLDPNNCIGIANFASEHGCLELEAKARSYIHKHFCDVIKSDEFLMLSPCQMISLIKQDELNIHCESEVFQAVIRWVQSEPDKRLGKLENLLNAVRCQFLAPCFLEEQLKNCPLLKKMPQCLQSLEDKLRELKLHVKCPERPRKPCAPLVVFCAGGYLRQSLSNFECYNPKTSQWHRLPDLPTPRSGLSACIVRGALYIVGGRNNSPDGNMDSNALDMYDPMRNAWSPRTPMTVPRNRVGIGVIDGMIYAVGGSQGQTHHRSAEKYDPELDSWTMIAQMNTNRIGVGCAVINRLLFAVGGYDGQNRLRSVERYEPERDEWTTVASMNTTRSGSGVIAMDCYVYAVGGYDSNYQLRSVERYSVERDTWEFVASMNSPRSALSVAVINDRLYALGGYDGTDFLSSVECYNPDTNEWKEVTNMTCGRSGHGVAVGAEPSSK
- the LOC121374207 gene encoding kelch-like ECH-associated protein 1B isoform X1, with amino-acid sequence MKVHHPPEKDDRDKRSNSPDHVDSASTVSAACTMSVSFPSSCYRPKPQITEKPADGSMHFTIMKHPKEALDTMKTLQRAHKLCDVTLVVGEDEIPAHKIVLAASSPYFKAMFTGGMREEEMASIPLHGISPCTLHILVDFAYTAEININELNVCYLLPAATMFQMAHVVEACSVFLEHQLDPNNCIGIANFASEHGCLELEAKARSYIHKHFCDVIKSDEFLMLSPCQMISLIKQDELNIHCESEVFQAVIRWVQSEPDKRLGKLENLLNAVRCQFLAPCFLEEQLKNCPLLKKMPQCLQSLEDKLRELKLHVKCPERPRKPCAPLVVFCAGGYLRQSLSNFECYNPKTSQWHRLPDLPTPRSGLSACIVRGALYIVGGRNNSPDGNMDSNALDMYDPMRNAWSPRTPMTVPRNRVGIGVIDGMIYAVGGSQGQTHHRSAEKYDPELDSWTMIAQMNTNRIGVGCAVINRLLFAVGGYDGQNRLRSVERYEPERDEWTTVASMNTTRSGSGVIAMDCYVYAVGGYDSNYQLRSVERYSVERDTWEFVASMNSPRSALSVAVINDRLYALGGYDGTDFLSSVECYNPDTNEWKEVTNMTCGRSGHGVAVGAEPSSK